A segment of the Bradyrhizobium sp. CCBAU 53340 genome:
CCGGCCGAGCCGACCTTGATGGTGCGCTCGCGCATGCCGGGGATGGTGATCAGCGGGATGTGCTTGTGCTCGTCGAAGGTGACGTGCTCCCAGACCTCGTCGCAGATGGCGATGACGTCGAACTCCTGGCAATAGCGCGCGAGCAGCTCCAGATCCTCGCGCGGATAGACCACCGCCGACGGATTCAGAGGATTGTTGAACAGCACCGCCTTGGTCTTTGAATTGAATACGCTTTTCAGCATGTCCTCATTCAGCCGCCAGTGCGGCGGCTCGAGGCGGACGAGGCGCGGAATGCCGCCGGCCTGGCGGATGATCGGCAGGTAGGAATCATAGACCGGCTGGAAGCAGACCACCTCGTCGCCGGGCTGCACCACCGCCAGGATCGCCGAGGTGAGCGCCTCGGTGCCGCCTGATGTCACCATCACCTCGCTCATGGGATCGAGCTTGAGGCCGTGCCAGTGGCCGTAATGGGTTGCGATCGCCTGGCGCAGCTCCGGGATGCCCATCATCGACGGATACTGGTTGTAGCCGTTCAGCGAAGCCTCGGCCGCAGCGCGGCGGATGTCCTCCGGGCCGGGATCATCAGGAAAGCCCTGGCCGAGATTGATGGCATTGTTGTCGCGCGCGGCCTGCGACATCGCCTCGAAGATGGTGACGGGAAGGTCGGCGAAGACCTTGTTCAGCGAGGAGCTCTTGGTCGTCATCGCCGGGCTAGCCACCGACCTTGCTGGGAAGCCCCGCCGCCTTCCAGCCCAGCATGCCGCCGGCCAGATGCTTGTCGTAAGGCAGGCCCGCGGCCTGGGCGGCGAGCGAGGCCGTCACCGAGCGCTTGCCCGAGCGACAGGCGAACACGACCTCCCTGCCTTGCGGATCGGGGATCGCCTTGGGATCGAAGGTCGAGAGCGGCACGACGACGCCGTAAGGGTAGGCCTCGGCCTCGACCTCGTTTGGCTCGCGCACGTCGACCAGCAGATAGCGCCCTTCCGCGACACCCTTTGAGACCTCGTCCGGGGTCAGATCCTGTACTTGATTTGCCACATCATCCTCCAACGTCGCGGGGCGCTTGCCGGGGCGATCCCGGCCGGCGGCAACCTCGCCTCTCGGCATGCAAAAATCAAGCGCTACAAAGGCTTGGGCAAGGCGCCGGAACTTAAAGCTAAACCGCTGAGAGGTGAAGCGCGGCTGGAGGCCGGACGCCAGCCTGAAAAGGCTATGCGGATACCGGGCGCTTCGATGCACTCGCCCCACCGGCCTCCCCGTCATCAAACGCGTTGCCGGACTGACATGGTTACCCTACGGTCGTGACGATGGGGATCCCAGGCGCCAGCGCCAGCACGTCGCACGACCGACAGGGCACCGCGGTGTCACACGGCGTTGATATCGCTGCCTTCACCGATCCGGAAGCCTACGCTTTCGAGGCCATCAAACTCGCGGCTGGCGCCAACGTTCTCGGCTTTGGCAGCGCTGTCGGCAAAACATTCCACGCGAGCCTCACCCGCGTAAGCCTCGACCGGCTGAGCATTGGGCTGCGCACGGCCTCGGCCTCCGTGACTCTCAACTCGGGTGTTCCCAACGCGCACGTCTTCATGTTCGCGACCGACCCCACTGCCGCCCGTCGCATCTCCGGCTGGACCGTCAGCCACAAGCATATTTTTCACC
Coding sequences within it:
- a CDS encoding aminotransferase; the encoded protein is MTTKSSSLNKVFADLPVTIFEAMSQAARDNNAINLGQGFPDDPGPEDIRRAAAEASLNGYNQYPSMMGIPELRQAIATHYGHWHGLKLDPMSEVMVTSGGTEALTSAILAVVQPGDEVVCFQPVYDSYLPIIRQAGGIPRLVRLEPPHWRLNEDMLKSVFNSKTKAVLFNNPLNPSAVVYPREDLELLARYCQEFDVIAICDEVWEHVTFDEHKHIPLITIPGMRERTIKVGSAGKIFSLTGWKIGFVCAAPPLLRVAAKVHQFLTFTSAPNLQAAVAYGLGKSDDYFLSMRKDLTRSRDRLTKGLESLGFPVLKSQGTYFLTVDLSPLGLNESDTEFCWRIVKDYKVAAIPVSAFYEQDPVTSVVRFCFAKKDQTLDTALERLSDAVRGRKR
- a CDS encoding rhodanese-like domain-containing protein, whose product is MANQVQDLTPDEVSKGVAEGRYLLVDVREPNEVEAEAYPYGVVVPLSTFDPKAIPDPQGREVVFACRSGKRSVTASLAAQAAGLPYDKHLAGGMLGWKAAGLPSKVGG